GGATGTTCGTATTTATGAATAAAAACCTAAATGTTGTGGAACTATTCGCTGGTGTTGGTGGTTTTCGCCTAGGGTTAGAGAAGGCTGACAAAGAATTTTTTCAAACAGTATGGGCCAATCAATGGGAACCTTCAAAAAAGGCCCAAGATGCGTATGAATGTTATAAAAGTCACTTTCCTCAAGGTGAAGTGAGCAATGAAGATATTACAACAGTGGCTGACAGCAAATTCAGTTCACTACATATAGATATGTTAGTTGGCGGTTTTCCTTGTCAAGACTATAGTGTAAGTCGCTCTTTAAATAATGAGCAGGGTATAAACGGCAAAAAAGGTGTTCTTTTTTGGGAAATTAAACGCGTTCTTGAAAGCAGTCACCCAAAATATGTGTTATTGGAAAATGTCGATCGCTTAATTAAATCTCCATCAAAACAGCGTGGACGAGACTTTGCAATTATGTTGGCAGTATTCCGCGACTTGGATTATATTGTTGAGTGGCGCGTAATTAATGCCAGTGATTACGGATACGCACAGCGTAGACGTCGCGTTTTTATCTTTGCCTATAAAAAGAACTTAAGCTTTGCTAAAGAGCAAATGAAATTAGATAAAGAGAAAATCTTATTTAAAGAAGGCTTTTTTGCACGTACGTTCCCAGTAACAAGTGAACCTTATAAAAACCGTCGTGCATCGGTTGAATTACCAAAGGATATCGTTGAAATATCCGATAATTTCGCGTTTGGATTCCATACGGCCGGCATTATGATTGATGGCAAGGTTCATACAGTTCAGCCAGAACCAATTATAAATCCTGCAACACCATTAAAGGATATTTTACTCTCGGAAGATGAGATTGATGAAGAATATTATCTAAATGAATCAGCCATTGAAAAGTTTGGTTATTTACGTGGACCAAAAAAGATTGAACGAACTTCTGCTGATGGTCATCAATATATTTATTCCGAAGGTGGTATGTCACCAACTGATAATTTAGAGTTACCTGGTCGTACGATGTTGACAAGTGAAGGTACTGTTAACCGTAGTACTCATATCGTAGAAGTAAACGGACGTAAGCGCTTTTTAACACCGATAGAATGTGAACGTCTAAATGGATTCGATGACAATTGGACGGAAGGCATGCCAAAACGTATGCGTTACTTCTGTATGGGGAATGCTCTGGTCGTTGATTTAATAAAGGACATGGGTGAAACTATAAAAAATATTGATTTACAGGAGCAGGAAAATGTTACACAAATAACATTAGGGATTTAATACACAGGGTTTACTCTGTGTATTTCTATTTATAGGTGGGATTAAAATGAAGTTTTATGTGATTTCGTTTGATACTGATGCTTTTAAATTGAAAGCTGAGGTAACTAAAATAGATTCAACATTAGGTGATATCTATGATGAATTGAGTTCTTTAATAGAAAGCGATTCATTAGAGTTTGTCGATTATAATAATGAAATTGTAATTATTATTGACGAACAGGGGAAATGCAAGAAAGGCAATCCTATGTTTAGAATAGTAACAGAAGACGGTATTACGTTAGATTTAGCAGGTAAGATACTGTTTGCAAGAAATATAGAAAATGATTTCAGCACAGATATCGGTAGTATTAAACACGAGGATATTTTCAATTTACGCCTAAACTTAGATATCAAGTTAATAGGAATGATTACAGGGGGATTATAAATGTTCTGTCCAAAATGTAATGGAATTCAGGATATAATAAAAGTGCATGAAGCAAAAGATTTAGCAACACCAAGATTATGTGATGTTCAATGTTTAGAATGTGGTTATGTAGTTTATTATCAACCGTATGATTTTGGGTCAACAATTAGTCTAGTTCCAAATAATAAGGAATTAAAGCAGTAGCAGTGAAAACATAGATTTTATTTAAGAATTAAAACGTACATTTCTTTTTTAAGAAAATTTTTTAGCCTGAAATCATTGATATAAATGGAATTAACGGTCCTAATAAAAAATCAAGCCCTTGTTAGAAAAAAGATTCTAAGGCAATATATATATACAGCATATAGTAGATTTAACTTTAAATAATACCGTATATTGTATTCGCTTTACACTCGTTCAAAAAAGGAGGTGAGTAAAGTGAAGAAGAAAGAACCATTAAAAAAGATTTATCTTGAAAAACGTAATTGGTTATCGTTTAAGAATATCCTAGTGTTGATTGAGCATGTATTAATACGCCCATTCGCAATTGGATTAGCACATTATTTACGATAAACAGCAAAAAGCAGCTGGTCGCACCCAGCTGCTTTTTTGTGTAAAAACCATTAAAAAAGATTTATAAGCTAATTTTAGCTTATTAAAAAAAGATGTCAACAATACCGAAGTAGTGGCTAAATATCAAAGTGCTTGATATATCAATGATTAGAGGTATTAGAAAGCCTAATTAAAATTTTTTGACAGTAGAGAATTAAAATACTTTCATTAGAATAAGTTGTAGATTAGTCTACAAATCTACAAGTAGACTCATCTATATGTATACAGGTATACATATCAATCTTCCTAATTCTTTAAAACCCTGTTCACTAAATTAAAGCTTTCTAAAAAAAAGAACTTACTTCTTTATTCTCAAAATCCTTGATATAATCTACTTATCTACATGTCTACAAATCTACATTCAACTAAAAGTACGTTTTTAAAATAAGGGAGGTAACAGAAATGGAAAAAAGAGAAGAAGCAATCATAGTAACGTTCGGCAATTTCAAGGGAGGTACTGGGAAGACAACCAATAGTACGATGATAGCCTACGCATTATCAGAAATGGGTTATAAGGTGCTTTTGTGTGACCAGGATCCACAAGCAAATGCGACGACATTGTTCTTAAAAACAAAAGCTTCAGTAACCGATGAAATCGTAACATTTAATAAAACATTGATGGCTGCGATTCAAGAGGAAGATTTGGGGCAGATTGTAACAGAGGTTAAAGAAAATTTGTATCTTTTACCGAGCTTTAGCGATTTTGCTTTGTATCCACGTTATCTTGAAAAGAAATTCCCGTCAGATACAAGCTCACGGGTTAAATATTTCGCTTCGTTAATTGAGCCATTAAAAAAGGATTATGATTTCATATTTATTGACGTACCACCAACGATTTCTGTTATTACGGATGCAGCACTGTATGCTTCGGATTTTGTCGTTGTCGTACTCCAAACACAAGAAAGAAGCTTGCAGGGTGCCGAAGTATTTACGGGTTACTTACAATCATTAATTGATGAATACGGAGCGAACCTAGATATTATCGGGATTTTACCGGTTCTTCTTAAAAATGGAGCAGCAGTCGATTTAGCAACATTGGAAAACGCCCGTGAAATTTTTGGTCCTGAAAATTTATTTGAGAACGTAGTAAACAATATGGAACGATTAAAACGTTTTGATATAACGGGAATTACGAATGATGATATGCATGATCGCAAAGTGCATAAAAGTTATGGAATTATCGCTGGGGAATTTATACAGCGTCTGGAGTCTGAGTTATCGGAGGTGACTGGTGTTGAGCAACTTACTCAATAACAAAAAGAAAAAATTATTAGATCGTGGGCCTAAAATTTCCCCTGCCCAAGAGTTTACTCTTAGCGATGTGGGGACAAACGAAACGAATGTAAGTTCGGTTGAACCAGAACCATTAAAAGTAATAAAGGAAGAAAAACCGAAAAAGGCAAAACAAAGCACGACAACGGTCCGTGTAGAAAAACTAACTCGAAGTAAACTTAATGCCCTCGTTCAAATGGGCAAGGCAGAAACGGTAGATGTCTTAGTAGATATTTTGATTGATGAGTACGTTAATCATCAGCTCCTAAAAGATGAAAAGAAAACATATGATATCCTTTTAAATATTCTTCGTAAAAAAGAGGAATCATAATTTCCAAAACCACTTACTTAAACTTCAAAAGTAAGTGGTTTTTTAATTCGTCAAAAAAAAATTTTACAACCGAAAAGTCTACTGGTCTACTCATATACAAGTAGATAGGTATACCCGTAGACTTGTCTACAAATCTATCAGTCTACATCTTATGCAAGAACCTTGTTAAATCAACACTTAAACCGGTTAAGGAAGTCTACAAATCTACTTATCTACAAATAGACGGGTATACGGATATACTAGTCTACATGTAGATAGGTATACCAGTCTACATTCATTCAAAAACGCCGAAAAACCCTATTGCATCTAGGTTTTCCCAAAGTTATAATTCAAATAACAGAACATAAAGACAAAATAAAAAAGCCATTCCCCAATGTCTTTGGCCGGACAAGGAATGACTTTCACACGATTAACAACTAAATAAGTAAGTGTTCGCAAATAACTAACCTATCGTCATTAATCTACAACAAAATAAAGTAGCGTCATCAATAGATCGCTTATCTTGTTGCTATAATATAATTGTGTGCTGGTAACACACAATTAAGTAATTCAATATTATGTTGATTATAGCAAATTTAGACCTGATTTTCAATATTGTTATATTGAAAAGTGGTTTTGTGTATTCTTTTTTAGGCTGCCTTTTTAAGGATGGCTATGGAGCCCACCTATTTGAAAGGAAAGCGATAGATCAGAGCTATTATGTTATTAGTATAAGAGAGAAAATATAACTAGCATTGATTATGCTAGTTACATTAGCTCTCAACTATAAGCATCAACTTTATTACCTTTTTAGAGGTTTATCAACGAATTTTAGCTATTTGCGTTCACTCACCTAATTATTCAAGGGAGAGGTCTGCACAAATGGCTATTTTTTCGTATGCAACTAAACAAGATACACTAGCAAAAATCATTGAAACAATCATGCACGAAGGTCTGCTAACTTACCATCCAAAATCTTCTGATGCACCCCTAGATTTGCAGTACAGGGCAAAACAGCTGGACAAGCTCCACAAAAAGGGGGCTGTTTTTGCTGTGCGCGATAAAAGCCATTTTGAGAATGGTGTAAAAGGTTACATCATCACATCAAAAGAAACACTCATTAAACAGGCAAATCAAATTTCACATTTCACCCCAAACGTATATCGCCGCTATTACTATGCCGATGACAAACGCCAAACAATTAAGGGTTTTGAAGAAGAAAGCCTGCAACAAATCAATGTATTTGTAGTCGATATTGATACAAAGGAATACAGCGTAAACGATATACAATTGGCTTGCATTGATGAAAGTATTGGCGCACCTACCCTCATATTAGAAACAGAGAGGGGTTACCAGGTGTATTTTGTTCTGATAAAGCCGATTTTTATATCAAATAAAAACCAGTTTCGTAGCCTGAGAGTAGCCAAACGCATTGCAGAAAATTTAAAACGCAGTTTAGCGAGTGTCGAAGCAGATATGTACTGTAATGACTTCGGTTTTTTCCGTATACCAAATAACAGTAATGTGAAATGGTTTAACGAATATGCAATTTATGATCCGGCTGCGTTAATCGCATGGTCCCAGCGTAAAGATGCAGACAGAGGACGCCAGCTTTATGTAGTACCGCAAAAAACAGCTAGTCCTTCATTATTGAACACAGATTGGTTTCACCAGCTGCTCCAAACAACAGATGTAAAGGGGGAAAAAGGCCAAATCGGGCGTAACAACTATTTGTTTACGCTTGCTTTAGTGTGCTATCAAGACGCGCGTGACCAAAGCTATGCATTTGATTTACTGGATCAGTTTAACTCACGCTTACGCACACCACTGCCAGCAAAAGATTTAAATACAATCGTTGAATCAGCGTATTCCGGACGTTACCACGGACCGAAAAAGGAATATGTTGAACAACTTATCGAATTATACGCACCACAGCACACAGATATTAAAGTATCTTTTGGTCAAACTACTTGGTACAAGCATAAAAAGGCGCGCAAAGACCGTGAACGCAGCCATTTAGAAGAATGGGAAGCAGACATCACGGTATGGATAACGGCAAAAAAACAAGTTTCTGAGCCGTTTATTTGGCGTACCCAAAAAGAGCTCTGCAATGAAATCGGCATATCAAACAGTTCTTTAAACAAGTTGCTGAAGCAGTCTAAAAAGCTATTGAAAACAACTACCGGCAAAGGCCGTAATGCAAAAACAGGTTGGACAACAGTTGATTTATACATGGCATACATCATTTGGTTGAAAAACGATTTTGGCTCACGTTTTGCCTATGGAATCCGCGCGATTGTTGAAGAACAAATTGATATTATGGACCATGTCGCTGGATATGAAGTGCTCATAGAGAAGCTTAGAAAGCTTTATTTTGAACAGATAATTAATGAACAACTGACCATGAGCGAATCATTAACGGGTACAGGTTAATTAAATACTCCACTCTGCCTATACATATTTCTAATTTCCTGTTTTTTAATTTATCCTATAGAAATATATATCTACCTTATTTACATGGTATTTCTGAGTTAGTAGTATTGTTCTTTTGATAGGGAACAAAGCCTAGAGCGGGAGACGTTCTACAGACCAGCTTGCTGAGCGAGGATTTTATAACATGGCTAATGGGTTTTCTAAAGGCTTTGGTTATACATTGTGAAATGGATGTATTATTTAACAGGGTAGTTATTATATTTGGAATATGAAATTTAAATGGATTTTTATAAAGATTGAATTGTTTATTTAAGAACGTGTTTAAAAGAAGTTTCTTTATACACTATTTGAATTTTAGGAAGAGGTTAGTATTCAATATTTTAATTATTTAGGGATATGAATAGGTTTGGTTAGTTTGTTTTATTTTTATATCTAAAGGTGAATAGTTAAACAAAATTAGAGTATTATCTTAAATTTATAAAGTGTTTCATTTTATGAATGAAAGGTGCACGGGTCTGGCAGCGGTGTATCACTTTGTTTTTTCAAGAAAAATCCCATAAACGTTGGTGCTATGTGGTTTCTACCACTTTGGATATTTCTCAAATTTATAAAGTGCTTCATTTTATGTGTAAAAGGTGTACGGGTCTGTTTTACGTGTTTAAAGTGCAAGTATATAACCCATTAAATGGAAATGAAAAAGGTCATGTGGAAGGTAAAGTAGGTTATATTCGTTATAACTTCTTTAGCCTACCTCCGGTCA
The DNA window shown above is from Solibacillus isronensis and carries:
- a CDS encoding DUF5388 domain-containing protein, coding for MSNLLNNKKKKLLDRGPKISPAQEFTLSDVGTNETNVSSVEPEPLKVIKEEKPKKAKQSTTTVRVEKLTRSKLNALVQMGKAETVDVLVDILIDEYVNHQLLKDEKKTYDILLNILRKKEES
- a CDS encoding AAA family ATPase translates to MEKREEAIIVTFGNFKGGTGKTTNSTMIAYALSEMGYKVLLCDQDPQANATTLFLKTKASVTDEIVTFNKTLMAAIQEEDLGQIVTEVKENLYLLPSFSDFALYPRYLEKKFPSDTSSRVKYFASLIEPLKKDYDFIFIDVPPTISVITDAALYASDFVVVVLQTQERSLQGAEVFTGYLQSLIDEYGANLDIIGILPVLLKNGAAVDLATLENAREIFGPENLFENVVNNMERLKRFDITGITNDDMHDRKVHKSYGIIAGEFIQRLESELSEVTGVEQLTQ
- a CDS encoding primase C-terminal domain-containing protein, giving the protein MAIFSYATKQDTLAKIIETIMHEGLLTYHPKSSDAPLDLQYRAKQLDKLHKKGAVFAVRDKSHFENGVKGYIITSKETLIKQANQISHFTPNVYRRYYYADDKRQTIKGFEEESLQQINVFVVDIDTKEYSVNDIQLACIDESIGAPTLILETERGYQVYFVLIKPIFISNKNQFRSLRVAKRIAENLKRSLASVEADMYCNDFGFFRIPNNSNVKWFNEYAIYDPAALIAWSQRKDADRGRQLYVVPQKTASPSLLNTDWFHQLLQTTDVKGEKGQIGRNNYLFTLALVCYQDARDQSYAFDLLDQFNSRLRTPLPAKDLNTIVESAYSGRYHGPKKEYVEQLIELYAPQHTDIKVSFGQTTWYKHKKARKDRERSHLEEWEADITVWITAKKQVSEPFIWRTQKELCNEIGISNSSLNKLLKQSKKLLKTTTGKGRNAKTGWTTVDLYMAYIIWLKNDFGSRFAYGIRAIVEEQIDIMDHVAGYEVLIEKLRKLYFEQIINEQLTMSESLTGTG
- the dcm gene encoding DNA (cytosine-5-)-methyltransferase, yielding MNKNLNVVELFAGVGGFRLGLEKADKEFFQTVWANQWEPSKKAQDAYECYKSHFPQGEVSNEDITTVADSKFSSLHIDMLVGGFPCQDYSVSRSLNNEQGINGKKGVLFWEIKRVLESSHPKYVLLENVDRLIKSPSKQRGRDFAIMLAVFRDLDYIVEWRVINASDYGYAQRRRRVFIFAYKKNLSFAKEQMKLDKEKILFKEGFFARTFPVTSEPYKNRRASVELPKDIVEISDNFAFGFHTAGIMIDGKVHTVQPEPIINPATPLKDILLSEDEIDEEYYLNESAIEKFGYLRGPKKIERTSADGHQYIYSEGGMSPTDNLELPGRTMLTSEGTVNRSTHIVEVNGRKRFLTPIECERLNGFDDNWTEGMPKRMRYFCMGNALVVDLIKDMGETIKNIDLQEQENVTQITLGI